Sequence from the Maribellus comscasis genome:
GGACCGTGATTCCCGGATTGATTGAAGCCCATCTTCATCCGGAGCAGGGGGCGCTTAGCGAATTAGAAGAGGAAATTCCGGTTGTAAAAACAATAAATGAGTTATTGCAATGGATTATAAAGCAAACCGAAGTAAAATCGGAAAATGAATGGATTATCTTTCCAAAATTCTTTTACACACGCTTAAAAGAATTGCGGCCACCTACTTTAAAAGAACTCGATGAAGCAGCACCTATAAATCCTGTTTTCCTGAACGGATCGTTTGGAGGCGTTATTAATTCTGCCGCAATGAGAATTTCAAACATCACAGAAAACACGGTGGATGAGGGCATCTTGAAAAACCCTTTTTCAGGACAACCAACAGGCATCCTAAGTCGATCTGCTTTTAAGCTGCTGAACACGCCACCTGATAAGGTTTATTCTGAAAAAGAGAAAGCCACAGCACTTGCTGCTATGCTAAAACGCTATAACCGATACGGGATCACCAGCATTTGTTCAGGGGCAGGAGATATGCAGACTTTCAGTTTATACCAGGAAATTAGAAAGGCCAATGAACTTACTTGCAGGGTATTTCTGAATATCCGCTTCCCCCTGAATCTCCGTCATTCAGTAAGTGTTGATGAAATGCTGGATTCGATAGATCGGATGGATATGAAAACCGGCGATGGGGATGAGTGGGTAAAAATAGGAGCGCTTAAAATAATTCTGGACGGCGGAATTCTTACCGGGACTGCCTATCTGCGGGAACCCTGGGGACAACGGGCACAGGAGGTTTTTGGGTTTGAAGATCCGGAGTACAGAGGAATTCTAAACTACAATTTCGAAGAACTGGAGCGAATTGTTTCTAAAGCAGCAAAATCAGGGTGGAAGTTCGCGGCTCATTGTACCGGCGGCGGAGGTGTTGACCTGCTGCTTGATGTATTCGAAAAAATAAATAAAACAATCTCCTTACGCGATAAGCGTTTTGCCATCATTCACGGCAACTTTTTTACACCGGAATCCACCATCCGAATGAAAAAAACAGGTATTTACGCCGATGCACAGGCTGCCTGGTTGTATAAAGACGCTGATGCTTTTACTGATATTATTGGATCGGAAAGAGTCAGCCACTTTTTACCCTTTCGTTCAATGCTCGATAACGAAGTGATGGTAAACGGTGGTTCAGACCATATGGTAAAGTTTGATGCCAATTCATCTGTTAATCCCTTCAATCCTTTTTTGGGTATGTGGTGCATGATCACCCGGACAACAGAGAATTCCAATGTGATTAATTCAAATGAAGCAATTACAAGAGAAGAAGCACTCCGGATTTACACGATAAATAATGCTTATGCCACTTTTGAGGAGGCCATAAAAGGATCGCTTGAAACTGGCAAGTTTGCTGATTTAGCTGTCCTTTCCAGCGATATTTTGACATGTTCCACCGATCAGATAAAAGACATTGAATCGGTACTAACTCTGGTTGGAGGGAAGGTGGTTTTTGCCAGTGACGAGATTAAGATGAGTAATAAATAACACAAATATGAAAGAATCAATTTATTCAACTAAACAGTTAAGTGCCTTAGTCGCCGTGCGCTTTTTAATTGGATGGCACCTGTTGTACGAAGGAGTGTACAAACTGTATTCTCCGGCCTGGTCATCTCAGGGATTTTTAAGCGAATCGCAGTGGATAATGTCCGGTTTTGCAAAGTGGATCATTTCGAATCAGGAGATTTTGAGCGTCGTGGATTTTCTAAATACCTGGGGTCTGATTGCAATAGGGCTGGGCCTGATCTTTGGCCTGTTAACCCGCATTGCCACCTTTTCCGGAATAGTTCTTTTGCTGATGTATTATTTCAGTACTCCACCTTTAATTGGTTTGGAATACTCAATTCCGGCGGAAGGTAATTACCTGATTATTAATAAAACACTAATAGAAGCAGCAGCTCTGGTGGTCATCCTTGTGTTTCCCACCGGGGCAATTATCGGCTTAGACAGGTTTATTTTTAAAAAGAAATAGGAGGGCAGAAAATGGAACATCAAAATAAAAAAAATCAGAATAACGAATCAAAAGGCGGGGAACATAAGTTGAACCGCAGGTCGGTTTTGAAGGGACTTGCCGGATTGCCGGTGGCCGGGATATTTTCGTATGAACTTTTTAAAAAGGTGAGTTACGAGAACCAAAACAAAAGTTCCTTTTTGAAAGAATTGGATTTGGAAAATATTTCTGCGCCCGCCGCACTCGAGCCTGCCAAAAATGGTGATTTGATCCGGGTAGGAATGATCGGTTTTGGAGAAAGGGCAGTGGCATTGGCCAAAGCACTTGGCTTTCTTCATCCTGAAAATACAGCCAGAAGAATAAAAATGGGCTACCTCGATGATTGGCTGGCACAGGCCGATCTGAATGTTGCCATCACCGGTATCTGCGAAGTTTTTGACCAGCGTGCACAGGAAGGCCTTGAAATTGCAGCAAGTGAATTTCGCCCGGGTGGAGGTCAACCTTCCGGGCTTCCTGTAAAACGCTATGCTAGCTATAAGGAAATGCTGGCCGACAAGGACATCGATGCTGTTGTAATCGCCACGCCCGACCACCATCATGCACGGATATCGATAGAAGCAGCAAAAGCCGGCAAGCACGTGTATTGTGAGAAGAGTCCGGCAATACGCGAAGATGAATTATTTGAACTATATGAAACCGTAAAAAGTAGCGGAATTGTGTATCAGTTAGGTCATCAGATCTCAAAAAACGCGGTATTTCAGCAAGCCAGGGATATCATTCAAAAAAATATACTCGGGAAAATTACTCTCATAGAAACAACTACCAACCGAAACACTGCTTCCGGAGCCTGGATCAGACATCTCGATAAAGATGGAAATCCAAAACCCGGAGACACTGGTTCTATCGACTGGGACCAATGGCTGGGCGACAGACCTAAGGTGCCTTTCAGTATTGACCGTTTTTATAACTGGACAAAATGGTTCGATTACGATCTGGGCATGCTGGGGCAGCTTTTTACCCACGAGTTTGATGCCATCAACCAGTTGTTACATGTTGGTATTCCAAAAACCGCAATGACATCAGGCGGTCTTTATTACTGGAAAGACAATCGTGAAATTCCTGACCTCCTTCATTCCGTTTTTGAATATCCCGAAAAGGATTTAACATTGATTTACAGTGCCTGCCTTGCCAGCAGTCGTAACCGAGGGCGTGTGATCATGGGGAATGACGCATCCATGGAACTAGGTGGCTCCTTGCAGGTTACCGTCGATCACGACTCGAACCGTTTCAGCGAGCAATTGAAAAAGGGCGTTATTTCTCCTTCTGAACCAATGCTTTCTATTAACCCAAACTCAGGTAGAGTTGATGCAGTAACATCGGCAACAGCTAAATACTACGAACAGCGGGGCCTGTCAACCACACGCATTGGCGACATTAAAATGGATGTCACGCACCTACATATGAAAGAATGGATTGACTGTATACGAGGAGGCGGAACTCCTGCGGGTAACATCGAACGAGCTTTTGAAGAAGGCGTAACTATTCTGATGGCTCAAAAGTCCTATCTTGAAGAACGAAAAGTGGAATGGGATGCTGTCAACCGGAAGATTATTTAAGCGAAAGAAGATTAAATCGAAGTTCATGAAAAGATTTACAGCTCTAATTTTATTTTCCTCAATAATCTTAGTCTCATGCAGACTGGAAAAACCGGTTACTAAAATCACATTTCAGGAAACCAGCCAGGGAGTGGAAGTACTTGAGGATGGGCAGCCGGTAATGTTTTATCAACGGGCTTTAAAATCAAACGGGGAAAATCTTTTTAATAATTATATCCATCCATTGTATGGATTAAACGGAGACACCCTGACGGAAGAATTTCCTGCTGACCACGTGTATCACCGCGGAATATTCTGGGCCTGGCACCAGATTTATGTCGGGGGTAATAGTGTTGGTGATGGCTGGATTATGAATAATATTGAACAGGAAGTATCAAAAGCTACTGTAGATAAAGCCGGTTTGCTTATATTTGAAGTATATTGGAAATCATCTGCTTATGAATATAAGGAAGTTTTTGTTTTCGAAAAAACAACGATTACAATTCATCCTAAGGAAGAAAACTTCAGAGCTATTGATTTTTGTATTTCCTTAAAAGCTTTGGTACCAAACGTGGAAATTGGTGGAGCTGACAACGAAAAAGGTTATGGAGGTTTTTGCGCCAGGATAAGGGAACCTGAAAAGCTGGAATTTACTTCAACCGAGGGAGTTGTAAACCCACAGGATCTTCAGGTTAAAGCTGGTCCGTGGATGGATTTTTCGGGTCCGATAGCTGAAAGTGGCGCATCAAAAGGAGTGGCCATACTTTGTCACCCCGAAACTCCCGGATACCCGGCAACCTGGATTTTGCGTAAGGAGCCAAGCATGCAAAATGTGGTTTTCCCGGGCAGGGATAGGATAACTGTACCACAAGATAAGCCGATCAAGCTATATTACAGGCTGATTATTCACGACGGGAATGTACAAAATATCGATATGGATAAACTTCAATCGGAGTATGGGCATATTAGTTTCAATCAATAAAAAGGATTCGAAGTGGAAAGTAAAAATGTAATAGCACTCACTAAGGAACTGGTCGCTTTTAACACGATAAATCCACCCGGGAATGAAGAGGAGCTTGCGTTATTTGTTGGAGGATTGCTTACCTCGAATGGATTTGAGGTAAATTATATCCCGTTTGAAGAAAATCGTCTGCATCTCATTGCCGAAAAGGGCTGTACTGCACAAGATCCGCCCCTTGTACTTTCCGGGCATTTCGATACAGTTCCGTTAGGAACGAAAGAATGGAATGATGATCCGTTTGACGGGATAGTTAAGGACGGAAAACTGTTTGGCCGTGGTTCCAGCGATATGAAAGGTGGCTTGGCTGCCATGATAGTAGCTGCTATCCAGGCTTTTGAGCAGGGGAGTCCCAAAGGAGGAGTTAAGCTGATTATTACTGCAGGTGAAGAATTGGGGTGTCAGGGAGCTGTTCACATGGTTTCAACTTTCCAAAAGAAGAGAGTTGCAAGAGGAATTATAGTTGGCGAACCTACGGCAAATATCCCTGCAATTGGGCATAAAGGAGGTTTGTATCTCGAACTTCATGTCTCCGGAATAACGGCGCATTCCTCAATGCCGCATTTGGGTGAAAATGCCATTTATAAAATTGCCCGTGCAATTACAAAAATTGAAAACTTTGAGTTGAATGCTAAAAAAGACGAACTTCTGGGATTTCCGACCTTGAATGTAGGGAAGGTTTCAGGGGGATTGAATATCAATTCGGTTCCCGATCGTGCATCGTTCACTATCGACGCGCGCACCACCACCAAAATAAACCATGGGCAATTGATAAAACAATTACAAACAGAGCTTGGAGCAGAAATCGAAATAAAAACACTCGTTGATCTTCCCGCTGTTTCAAGCTCTGAAGAATCACAGTTTATTCAACAGGTTTACGATGTATGTGGTATTTCAAACGCCGCTGCGGGCTACCCTAAATCTTTGCCATACCTTACCGATGCTTCGGTGCTGCAAGCTGCATTTGAAGGTGCACCTGTGGTTATTCTTGGCCCTGGCCAGCCAGAAATGGCGCATCAAACCAATGAATATTGTGCGATAACTAATTTGGAAAAAGCAGTAGAAATTTATAAAAATATCATACTGAATGGAGGAGGAAATAATGAATAAATATCCTGAAAAGATAACAAATACCGAAGAACTGGAAGAGTTATTATCGAGACCTTCGAAGGAAGTAATCGAACTTTTAAAACACTTGGATGGAGATATTATTTTTCTGGGCATAGCCGGAAAAATTGGGCCATCACTCGCTTCGATGGTAAAAAGAGCCTGCGACCTGGCCGGAGTGAAAAAACGGATTTACGGTGTTTCCCGTTTTCGGGAAGCAGATGAGCAACAACATATCGAAAACCTGGGTATTGAAACCATAAAAGGAGATCTGCTCGACCGAAATTTTCTGGAATTCTTACCAAGGGTGAAAAACGTCTTCTTTTTGGCCGGAATGAAATTCGGTTCTGAGAACAACCTCTCGCTTACCTGGGCAATGAATGCCCTGTTACCCGCTATGGTAGCCGATCATTTTAAAGATTCCCGGATTGTGGCTTATTCTACGGGTTGTGTTTATCCGTTGGTTCCACAAGAGTCGGGAGGATCACTGGAAACCGATACGCCACTGCCGATAGGAGAATATGCGCAGTCCTGCCTGGGGCGTGAGCGAATGTTTGAGTATGGAAGTACACGATACGGAACTTCGACCGCTATTATTCGTCTGAATTATGCTGTCGAACCCAGGTATGGTGTGTTGGTTGATATTGCTCAGAAAGTAAAAAACAACCAGCCCGTTGACTTAACCATGGGCTATTTTAATGCCATTTGGCAGGGCGATGCCAACAATGCGGTTGTCCGTGCGTTAGGACATGCAACCAGCCCGGCATGGGTGCTGAACATTACGGGAGAAGAAATCCTCTCTGTAAAGGCAGTTGCACAAGCATTCGGTATGATCTTCGGAAAAACACCTCAGTTTACTGGACATGAAGCACCAACGGCTTTGTTAAGCAATTCAGGAAAAGCTTTCGCTTTGTTTGGAAAACCAAAAGTGCAGATCGAACAAGTGATCAAATGGACCGCACACTGGATGCAGGAAGATCACAAACTGCTGGGCAAACCAACCCATTTTGAGGTAAGAGACGGGAAGTATTAACCATTAAAACAAAAAGGAGAAAACTATATGAAATATACCGATATCCCTGAAGATATACTTGAGTCATTTCGAAATGGCGTTGTAATCCCGGCGTTACCATTGGCGCTGGATAAAAACGGAATACTCGACGTTCGCAGACAAAGAGCATTAATGCGTTACTATCTCGATACCGGAGCCGGAGGTGTGGCAGTGGCGGTTCACACTACGCAATTCGAGATCCGTTTACCGGAATACAAACTTTATGAACCGGTATTGCAGATTGCAAAAGAAGAATTTGATCGTTTTACCGAAGAAACCGGTAAACCGGTAATACGCATTGCCGGAGTAATTGGTAAAACAGACCAGGCACTGGAAGAAGCACAATTGGCCAGAGCAAAAGGCTACCATGCAGTTTTACTTGGAGTTGCTGTTTTCAAAGAGGCCTCGAACGAAGAAATTCTCAAGCACTGCAAGGCTGTAGCAAAAATAATTCCTGTGGTGGGATTTTACCTTCAGCCAGCAGTAGGAGGAAGACGGTTGGATGTGGATTTCTGGAGGGAGTTTGCAAAAATTAAAAATGTGATTGCGATAAAAATGGCGCCTTTCAACAGGTACTACACCTTCGATGTAGTTCGCGGAGTAGCAGAGTCGGGACGTGCAGACGAAATTTCGCTGTATACCGGAAACGACGATAATATTCTGGTCGACCTGCTTTCGAAATATAAAATTGAATACAATGGAGAATTAATTACAAAAAAAATTGTCGGGGGACTGCTTGGTCATTGGGCTGTCTGGACCCGGACGGCTGTCCTTCTGCTAAACGATATTAAAAAAGGAGTGTTCGACAACAAGCTTTCGGATGCCCTGATCTTGGCGAACCAGATAACCGACTGCAACGCCGCATTTTTTGATGTGGCAAATAATTTTGACGGATGCATCACCGGAATTCATGAAGTGCTAAGAAGACAGGGCTTGCTCGAAGAAATCAGAACACTAAACAAAGATGAAAAGCTATCACCCGGACAAAAGGAAGAAATCGATCGTATTTATGCTTCCTATCCACACTTAAACGACGACCAATTTGTTAAAGAAAACCTGAGCCGATGGTTAGCTTGAAGAGATTAACAACTGAGGATATTGGAGCGGCTCTGAAACTCTCTGCTGCTGAGAAGTGGAACCAAACTGAAAAAGACTGGAGTTTCTTAATCAGCTCTCCGGAAAACATTTGTTTGGCAGCAGTGGAAAACGGGAAGGTCATTGGATCAGCCACAGCAATAACCTATAACAATGAAGTGGCCTGGATTGGGATGGTTCTGGTTGATAAAGATTTTCGAGGAAGAGGAATCAGCTTAATGTTGATTTACAAGTTATTGGAAAAATTAAAACATTGCCGTTCTATTAAGCTGGATGCTACTCCGGCCGGGCAACCTGTGTATGAAAAGGTTGGTTTCAGTGAGGAGTATAAAATTTTGAGGATGATTCACCCCACCGGTGAGTTTGAAAATATTTCTACCGGTAAAAATGAGGTAACACAGGTATCTGAAATTGATTTAAAGGATGTTGTAGATTATGATCATCACGTGTTTGGGGCAAACAGAAAGAAATTGATTGAATTCCTGTATAACCAAAATCGCGGCAATTCGTGGATGATAAAAACAGGTGAAAAAATAGACGGTTTTGCTTTGGCAAGAGAAGGGGCTCGTTTCTATCAGTTGGGCCCTGTATCGGCAATATCCCCTGAAATTGGGAAGGTGCTGATTCGGAAATCATTGGAAAAATTAAAGGACAAGCCTGTTGTAATTGACGTGTTGGAAGAAAAGAAAGAACTGGTTTTATGGCTGGATAAGCTTGGTTTTATCGTGCAGCGTTCGTTTACCAGAATGTTTCATCATAAAAATGCTAATCCAGGAAGTGGAGACAAACAGTACCTGATTTGCGGTCCGGAGTTCGGGTAATAAATGCAATATCAACTTAGTCTGGACTTTTTAATGTTCTGTGAAAAAACAAAACCTCCCATTTTCATGAAAGGTTTTTGTTTTGGTCGGGATGACAAGATTTGAACTTGCGACCCCTCGCCCCCCAGACAGAAATATTCATTTTTCATAAATTACTATTTGTTTGTATATGCTTGTATATCAGATTTATACATATTTTTCTTTTGTCATAAAATATTATTTAATTACCTTTAAATACCCATTTGTTGTACCTATGTTGTACCCAAAATTATGCGTAAATGATTAGTTTTAAGGCTGTTTTGAGGAAAAAGAAGTTGTCTTCCGGTAAATATCCGATTTATTTACGAATTTCCAAGGATAGAAACTCTATTTTCTTTCGTACTCCGTATACGGCGGAGACAAGGGAATGGAACGGAAAAAAGGGATTATTCAATCAAAACTCGATAAATTATTTGAATAAAAACCGGTTATTGCTCAAGCTTATCGATCAGGCGACAGGTATTGTTACAGAACTGCATCAAAGAAAAGGAAGTTACTCTTTGTCGGAAGTTGAAAGAGAATTTCGCATTAGTGCTAATCCTGTTCATCAAAACATATTTAAATTCTGGGAAGAGCTCATTGCCGAAATGGAAAAAGCAGGAAGAACTGGGAATGCGCGAATATATAGAGATACGTCTAAATCAGTTAAAAAATATGTGAATAGAAAAGTACTATTATTTGAAGATATTACTCCTGCTTTTCTGGAGAAATATGAAGCCTATTTAAGATCAAGAAAAGGGACTGACGGAGGAATAAGCGTGCAAATGCGAACGATTAGGGCTGTTTTTAATTCAGCTATAAAACGAGAATTGATAAAGCCAAACGTTTACCCGTTTAAAGTATATAAGGTTTCCAAATTAAAAGGACGGGGACTTAAAAAAGCACTTTCGTTTGAAGAAGTTCAAAAGTTGATAACCCTCGACCTGACAAATCATCAGCGGCTCATAAATTCCAGGAATTATTTTGTCTTCAGCTTTTATACACGAGGAATGAACTTTGCAGATATGATGAGACTTCAGTGGAAAGATGTTTCAGAGGACAGAATATATTATATACGGTCAAAAACTAAAACAAATTTTCATATAAAGATTTTGCCTCCCGTACAAAAGATTTTAGAATATTATCGAAATAAGAAAAGTCATGCGAGTTATGTTTTTCCATTACTTCTAAAAGATAAACTGACTCCGGCTCAAATCGAAAACAGGAAGAAAAAAACATTAAAGCAATACAATAAAGATTTAAAAGAAATTGCTGGATTATGTGGAATAAATAAATCAGTATCAAGCTATGTTGCCCGGCATAGTTATGCCAACAGTTTAAAGCAGA
This genomic interval carries:
- a CDS encoding amidohydrolase translates to MKRRIDIDNSINENSALDLMDDSAFADVVILNGKVLTIDENFAIAESIAIRGDRILKVGTQAEIRQLINIDTKVINVEGRTVIPGLIEAHLHPEQGALSELEEEIPVVKTINELLQWIIKQTEVKSENEWIIFPKFFYTRLKELRPPTLKELDEAAPINPVFLNGSFGGVINSAAMRISNITENTVDEGILKNPFSGQPTGILSRSAFKLLNTPPDKVYSEKEKATALAAMLKRYNRYGITSICSGAGDMQTFSLYQEIRKANELTCRVFLNIRFPLNLRHSVSVDEMLDSIDRMDMKTGDGDEWVKIGALKIILDGGILTGTAYLREPWGQRAQEVFGFEDPEYRGILNYNFEELERIVSKAAKSGWKFAAHCTGGGGVDLLLDVFEKINKTISLRDKRFAIIHGNFFTPESTIRMKKTGIYADAQAAWLYKDADAFTDIIGSERVSHFLPFRSMLDNEVMVNGGSDHMVKFDANSSVNPFNPFLGMWCMITRTTENSNVINSNEAITREEALRIYTINNAYATFEEAIKGSLETGKFADLAVLSSDILTCSTDQIKDIESVLTLVGGKVVFASDEIKMSNK
- a CDS encoding DoxX family membrane protein, coding for MKESIYSTKQLSALVAVRFLIGWHLLYEGVYKLYSPAWSSQGFLSESQWIMSGFAKWIISNQEILSVVDFLNTWGLIAIGLGLIFGLLTRIATFSGIVLLLMYYFSTPPLIGLEYSIPAEGNYLIINKTLIEAAALVVILVFPTGAIIGLDRFIFKKK
- a CDS encoding Gfo/Idh/MocA family protein codes for the protein MEHQNKKNQNNESKGGEHKLNRRSVLKGLAGLPVAGIFSYELFKKVSYENQNKSSFLKELDLENISAPAALEPAKNGDLIRVGMIGFGERAVALAKALGFLHPENTARRIKMGYLDDWLAQADLNVAITGICEVFDQRAQEGLEIAASEFRPGGGQPSGLPVKRYASYKEMLADKDIDAVVIATPDHHHARISIEAAKAGKHVYCEKSPAIREDELFELYETVKSSGIVYQLGHQISKNAVFQQARDIIQKNILGKITLIETTTNRNTASGAWIRHLDKDGNPKPGDTGSIDWDQWLGDRPKVPFSIDRFYNWTKWFDYDLGMLGQLFTHEFDAINQLLHVGIPKTAMTSGGLYYWKDNREIPDLLHSVFEYPEKDLTLIYSACLASSRNRGRVIMGNDASMELGGSLQVTVDHDSNRFSEQLKKGVISPSEPMLSINPNSGRVDAVTSATAKYYEQRGLSTTRIGDIKMDVTHLHMKEWIDCIRGGGTPAGNIERAFEEGVTILMAQKSYLEERKVEWDAVNRKII
- a CDS encoding PmoA family protein — its product is MKRFTALILFSSIILVSCRLEKPVTKITFQETSQGVEVLEDGQPVMFYQRALKSNGENLFNNYIHPLYGLNGDTLTEEFPADHVYHRGIFWAWHQIYVGGNSVGDGWIMNNIEQEVSKATVDKAGLLIFEVYWKSSAYEYKEVFVFEKTTITIHPKEENFRAIDFCISLKALVPNVEIGGADNEKGYGGFCARIREPEKLEFTSTEGVVNPQDLQVKAGPWMDFSGPIAESGASKGVAILCHPETPGYPATWILRKEPSMQNVVFPGRDRITVPQDKPIKLYYRLIIHDGNVQNIDMDKLQSEYGHISFNQ
- a CDS encoding M20 family metallopeptidase, with protein sequence MESKNVIALTKELVAFNTINPPGNEEELALFVGGLLTSNGFEVNYIPFEENRLHLIAEKGCTAQDPPLVLSGHFDTVPLGTKEWNDDPFDGIVKDGKLFGRGSSDMKGGLAAMIVAAIQAFEQGSPKGGVKLIITAGEELGCQGAVHMVSTFQKKRVARGIIVGEPTANIPAIGHKGGLYLELHVSGITAHSSMPHLGENAIYKIARAITKIENFELNAKKDELLGFPTLNVGKVSGGLNINSVPDRASFTIDARTTTKINHGQLIKQLQTELGAEIEIKTLVDLPAVSSSEESQFIQQVYDVCGISNAAAGYPKSLPYLTDASVLQAAFEGAPVVILGPGQPEMAHQTNEYCAITNLEKAVEIYKNIILNGGGNNE
- a CDS encoding NAD-dependent epimerase/dehydratase family protein encodes the protein MEEEIMNKYPEKITNTEELEELLSRPSKEVIELLKHLDGDIIFLGIAGKIGPSLASMVKRACDLAGVKKRIYGVSRFREADEQQHIENLGIETIKGDLLDRNFLEFLPRVKNVFFLAGMKFGSENNLSLTWAMNALLPAMVADHFKDSRIVAYSTGCVYPLVPQESGGSLETDTPLPIGEYAQSCLGRERMFEYGSTRYGTSTAIIRLNYAVEPRYGVLVDIAQKVKNNQPVDLTMGYFNAIWQGDANNAVVRALGHATSPAWVLNITGEEILSVKAVAQAFGMIFGKTPQFTGHEAPTALLSNSGKAFALFGKPKVQIEQVIKWTAHWMQEDHKLLGKPTHFEVRDGKY
- a CDS encoding dihydrodipicolinate synthase family protein, producing MKYTDIPEDILESFRNGVVIPALPLALDKNGILDVRRQRALMRYYLDTGAGGVAVAVHTTQFEIRLPEYKLYEPVLQIAKEEFDRFTEETGKPVIRIAGVIGKTDQALEEAQLARAKGYHAVLLGVAVFKEASNEEILKHCKAVAKIIPVVGFYLQPAVGGRRLDVDFWREFAKIKNVIAIKMAPFNRYYTFDVVRGVAESGRADEISLYTGNDDNILVDLLSKYKIEYNGELITKKIVGGLLGHWAVWTRTAVLLLNDIKKGVFDNKLSDALILANQITDCNAAFFDVANNFDGCITGIHEVLRRQGLLEEIRTLNKDEKLSPGQKEEIDRIYASYPHLNDDQFVKENLSRWLA
- a CDS encoding GNAT family N-acetyltransferase; the encoded protein is MVSLKRLTTEDIGAALKLSAAEKWNQTEKDWSFLISSPENICLAAVENGKVIGSATAITYNNEVAWIGMVLVDKDFRGRGISLMLIYKLLEKLKHCRSIKLDATPAGQPVYEKVGFSEEYKILRMIHPTGEFENISTGKNEVTQVSEIDLKDVVDYDHHVFGANRKKLIEFLYNQNRGNSWMIKTGEKIDGFALAREGARFYQLGPVSAISPEIGKVLIRKSLEKLKDKPVVIDVLEEKKELVLWLDKLGFIVQRSFTRMFHHKNANPGSGDKQYLICGPEFG
- a CDS encoding site-specific integrase, encoding MISFKAVLRKKKLSSGKYPIYLRISKDRNSIFFRTPYTAETREWNGKKGLFNQNSINYLNKNRLLLKLIDQATGIVTELHQRKGSYSLSEVEREFRISANPVHQNIFKFWEELIAEMEKAGRTGNARIYRDTSKSVKKYVNRKVLLFEDITPAFLEKYEAYLRSRKGTDGGISVQMRTIRAVFNSAIKRELIKPNVYPFKVYKVSKLKGRGLKKALSFEEVQKLITLDLTNHQRLINSRNYFVFSFYTRGMNFADMMRLQWKDVSEDRIYYIRSKTKTNFHIKILPPVQKILEYYRNKKSHASYVFPLLLKDKLTPAQIENRKKKTLKQYNKDLKEIAGLCGINKSVSSYVARHSYANSLKQKGISTDIISESMGHQNLAITQAYLKELDNSLVDEAMEVLL